The genomic segment GCTACTTGCTTAGCAAAATAAGTTAAAATTAAATCCGAACCTGCTCTTTTCATGCTTGTAAGAGTTTCAAGGACGATTTTTTTCTCATCAATCCAACCTTTCTCCGCTGCTGCCTTAATCATGGCATACTCACCACTAACATTATAGGCAACCACAGGAATATTAGTATAATCCCTCACTTGACGAATAATATCAAGGTAAGCAAGGGCTGGTTTAACCATTACCATGTCTGCACCTTCAGCAATATCCAATTCTACTTCCGTAATGGCTTCACGGGAGTTGGCAATGTCCATTTGATAGGTTTTTTTGTCGCCAAATTTGGGTGCGGATTCGAGGGCATCACGGAAAGGGCCATAATAGGCAGAAGCATATTTGGCAGAATAAGCAATGATACCCACATGGGTAAACCCTTCTTCGTCAAGGGCTTCACGAATTACCCCAATTCTACCGTCCATCATATCGGAGGGGGCAACCATATCCGCCCCAGCTTGGGCTTGAGATACTGCCATTTTGGCGAGTACCGCCACGGTTTCATCGTTGAGAATTTCTCCATCTACCACGATACCATCATGACCGAATGGGGAATAAGGATCAAGGGCGACATCGGTGATAATGGTGATTTCGGGTACTTCTGCTTTAATGGCTTTGATGGTGCGTTGTACTAATCCATTGGGGTTATAGCTTTCGGTGCCTTCGTTGTCTTTTTTGTCATCGGTGACGAGGGGAAAAAGGGCGATCGCCTTTATACCTAAATCATAAGCCTCTTTTACTTCTTTGATCAATAAATCAAGACTATAACGATAACAATCAGGCATCGACACAATCTCTTGTTTGAGATTTTCCCCTTCCATCACAAATACGGGATAAATTAAATCATTAACAGTTAACTGGGTTTCTTGTACCATCGCCCGTAATGCTGAAGTGCGACGCAGACGGCGAGGACGATTTGTTAAGTTATATAAGGGCATTTTTTATAAAAGTTTTTCATCAAAACATTGGCAACATAACATTATAAGGGAGTTTCAGTTTTTCTCCCCCTCTCGTTAAATAAATTAATATTTCGATAAGGGAACAGGGAATAGGCAACGGGGAACCGTTTTCAATGGTTTATGATTATGAGTGAATCCTCTTTTCCCTTTATTGTCAATTGTTAATTGTCCATTGTCAATTGTCTCTCACGTTGACTTGTCCAAGGATAAACTTAAGACTGTCGTAATCATTTTTTAATAAAACACTCAATACCCTTCCTGCTTTTATTAACCAAGGGCGATCGCACCCTCGAATATTATATACTTCCCTAAGGGTAGCTGCGGTGAGGGATTCAATGGGAGTATTATTAACTTGAAGTAAAACCCGCAAAAAATCAGGATTTTCCGTAAATTTCGTTATTTCCTCAGTGGTACAACTAAACACCCCTTGATGGATTTGGGGAGGGCGAGGGGGTAAATATTGAAAAATACGTCCATGGGGAGGATTTACGCCATTATTACCCTGTGGGGGGGTTTCAAAACCGATGATTACCGCCCGAAATTCCGTTTTTAGCATGGCAAAAATTTGCGGTTGTTGCTCTTTTAATTCTTCTAAAGATAACCCCAAAGCCCTTGCCCGATGGATAGAATCAATGGGGGCAGTGGTGACATTGGTAACGATGGCATAAATTTTATTTCCCGCCT from the Cyanobacterium stanieri LEGE 03274 genome contains:
- the hemB gene encoding porphobilinogen synthase gives rise to the protein MPLYNLTNRPRRLRRTSALRAMVQETQLTVNDLIYPVFVMEGENLKQEIVSMPDCYRYSLDLLIKEVKEAYDLGIKAIALFPLVTDDKKDNEGTESYNPNGLVQRTIKAIKAEVPEITIITDVALDPYSPFGHDGIVVDGEILNDETVAVLAKMAVSQAQAGADMVAPSDMMDGRIGVIREALDEEGFTHVGIIAYSAKYASAYYGPFRDALESAPKFGDKKTYQMDIANSREAITEVELDIAEGADMVMVKPALAYLDIIRQVRDYTNIPVVAYNVSGEYAMIKAAAEKGWIDEKKIVLETLTSMKRAGSDLILTYFAKQVALMLK
- a CDS encoding HAS-barrel domain-containing protein, with the translated sequence MQITDNQNGTISHIGEVIETSTTEFLAQCLEPEELAFPMMPPFGSWVKAVDNQAGNKIYAIVTNVTTAPIDSIHRARALGLSLEELKEQQPQIFAMLKTEFRAVIIGFETPPQGNNGVNPPHGRIFQYLPPRPPQIHQGVFSCTTEEITKFTENPDFLRVLLQVNNTPIESLTAATLREVYNIRGCDRPWLIKAGRVLSVLLKNDYDSLKFILGQVNVRDN